From Chrysemys picta bellii isolate R12L10 chromosome 1, ASM1138683v2, whole genome shotgun sequence:
gtgtagcacaggccaGGGAACTGCCCCAGAATTATTCCCagagcaggtcttttagaaaaacatcgcatcttgatttaaaaatggtcactgatggagaatccacctcagGATCCGTCTGCGTATCTGTTTGGTCCTCGCCCCGTAGACAATGGGATTCAGCAGAGGCGGCACCAGGAGGTAGACGTCCCCCATGACAACCTGAACCAGCGGAGCGAGGCCTTTCCCAAACCTGTGCACCACGGACAGTCCAATCAGTGGCACGTAGAAGGCCAGGACCACACAGAGGTGGGCCACGCAGGTGCTGAAAGCCTTGACACACTCCTTCCTCGAGGACAGCTGCAAGACAGCCTTGATGATCATGAAGTAGGACAAGGCAATCAGTAGCGCGTCGAGCCCCATCACCAAGAGGATAGCAGTCAAGCCATAGACGACATTGACCGTGGTGCTGGTGCAGGCCAGGTTTATAACGTCCTGGTGCAAACAATAGGAGTGCGACAGGACGTTGGAGCCGCAGAACGATAGGCGAAGAATGAGCAAGGGCAAAGGGAGGAAGAACATCACACCCCTAGCCACAGCAGCCAGGCCTATCTTCACCATCACCGGACCGGTGAGGATGGTCGCGTGCTGCAGAGGGTGGCATATGGCCATGTACCGATCCCAGGCCATGGCCAGCAGGACGGTGGACTCGACAGCGGACAGGGAGTGGATGAGGAACATCTGGAGCAGGCAGGCGCCGAAGCTGATTTCCCTCCAGTCAAACCACAGGAGGGAGAGCATTCTGGGCACGGTGCAGGTGGACAGCGCCAGGTCGATGGAGGCCAGCATACACAGGAAGATGTACATGGGGGCATGGAGGCTCAGCTCCGTCTTTACAATGAACACCACCGCGCCGTTGCCTACAATGGCCATGAGGTACATGGAGCACAGAGGGAACGCCAGCCAGAAACGGGCAGCTTCCAGCCCGGGCGTGCCGGCCAAGACGAAGGAGGAAGGGCTGAGGTCAGTGTTGTTGGGAGAGGGCATGGTGCGCCGGCTGTGATGCTATTCCATGTTGTCTCCCCcccctgccagggacagagaaaCAGTATTGTAATGAAGCACGTCTAGTGATACTGCATCTGAAGGGACTATGGCAAGTAGGTGCCACTAACCCTGGGTGGTGGGTGAACCCCTCCTTCGGGGAGGCTGGCCCGCCAGCTTTGCCCCGTCTGCCCCAGGACCCACCCCCTGCACAGCCAGAGGATCCCCAAAGACCTCCCCACCCATGCGGCTGGAGGAGCCCCGAGGACTCTCCCCTGCGCCCTCCCCAGCTATGTCGGCCACACCCCCCAATGCTGGCCCCAGTGCCGGGCTGAGCTACCGGCCCCCCCCCATGCCATCCAGGCCACTGGCTCCTGGGCTGGCCCGAGCCCCAGGCTGCCTCTGGCCACGTGTGGGCCTGAGTTCCAGTCCACCGGCTGGAGCTGAGTGAGCCCCTGCCGTCTTCAGGGTAGGGGGGAGTGCgggcggggccttggggtggaAATGGGTGGGTCTATGGCCTGGGTCgggggaggcttagcctgccctggcctttgaCACCCGCCGCCCAGTCCTCTAACAATAAATTAGCTTCCCAGTTCTGGTCAGCGCGGCttccaccctgagcccctcccatcaGGGACCCACCACAGGCGTTACCTCCACTCCACTGTGGCTTCCCTTCCCCAGACACTGCCTGTGCCAATCACCCTCTCTCCCCTCTTGCAGCCCTATAGGCCCAGGTGTAGGCCAGCCCCTTTCAATTGGCTGGATTGGGCTTTGACACAGGGGAACTGGGCCCAGGTCTGATAACAGGGATCAGCTCCCCTGTGACAGGGACAGGCCTGACTCTTGGGTCCTTTGCTCCCTGAGTGAAAAGGAGCAGGGAGGTTGCAGCCCCACCTAATGTAATGGACACCCTAAAGGGGtcgtaggatgaccagatgtcccgattttatagggacagtcccgatttttggtctttttcttatataggctcctattaccccccactccctgtcccgatttttcataaatttctgtctggtcaccctaagggtaGGTAGCCCCatggagagggctgcaggggaaaaaaaacacatgcGGTGCCCATTGCAGAATGTTTCAGTTGCTTCTCTGGCTTGGATGTCCTGGGGGACATTCCATTTGCCTCTGTCCTGCACCTCCAGGCACTACAGTCCATGCTGAGTTTTTAAGGTGCCAATATGTAATCTGTAGCACCTGCTCCGAGCAACTGAAGACCATTAGGAATGCTGCTTGGCTGCAGGGTAATATTACTTTTACTCCCTGTACCGGTGTGATGAAATGGGAATTTTCTGCAATACTTTTCTGAcccctatgtgtgcctcagtttgccctaCATGTTGCATTGTTACCCAGTTGGGGaggaaaggggtaaacagtgaggtgacaacatTTGCAAACaagacaaaattattcaagatagttaaatccaaagtagactgcaaagagctacaaaggggaAACTCATaaaacttggtgactgggcaacaaactggcagatgaaatttaatgttgttaagtaaaaaataatgcacattggaaaacataatcccaactatgcatataaaatgatggggtctaaattaactgctATCACGCAAGAAAGAGACCGTGGacttgtggagagttctctgaaaacatctgttcaatgtgcagcggcagtcaaaaaaaataacagaatgtgagcaatcattaggaaagggatagacaataa
This genomic window contains:
- the LOC103307277 gene encoding olfactory receptor 51E2-like; the protein is MPSPNNTDLSPSSFVLAGTPGLEAARFWLAFPLCSMYLMAIVGNGAVVFIVKTELSLHAPMYIFLCMLASIDLALSTCTVPRMLSLLWFDWREISFGACLLQMFLIHSLSAVESTVLLAMAWDRYMAICHPLQHATILTGPVMVKIGLAAVARGVMFFLPLPLLILRLSFCGSNVLSHSYCLHQDVINLACTSTTVNVVYGLTAILLVMGLDALLIALSYFMIIKAVLQLSSRKECVKAFSTCVAHLCVVLAFYVPLIGLSVVHRFGKGLAPLVQVVMGDVYLLVPPLLNPIVYGARTKQIRRRILRWILHQ